In Hallerella succinigenes, the following are encoded in one genomic region:
- a CDS encoding NADP-dependent malic enzyme, with amino-acid sequence MSNLKEQALAYHANGKPGKIEVIPTKPHSTQTDLGLAYTPGVAEPCREIEKDNNKAYDYTAKGNLVAVISNGTAVLGLGDIGAVAGKPVMEGKGLLFKIYAGVDVFDIEVNEKDPKKFCDIVKGIAPTFGGINLEDIKAPECFEIEETLKKELNIPVMHDDQHGTAIISSAALINALDVAGKKIDEIHAVVNGAGAAAIACTNLYVSLGIKRENIVMLDSKGVIRKDREKLTPQKAVYATDRDIHTLEEAMKGADLFLGLSKPNILTKEMLQSMAKNPIVFALANPVPEVSYDVAISSREDIIFATGRSDYPNQVNNVIGFPYIFRGALDVRATEINEHMKHAAVRAIAELARKPVPEVVNIAYNSERFSYGRNYLIPKPLDPRLLTDVSIAVAKAAVESGVAHKPITDWNAYYDKLRDMMGYDNKLMRGFTDMAKSAPKRLVFTDGENIKSIKAAVQTLTEGVAKPILLGNAEVIKDLFEQESLSMDGITIINPRSAEENDRRHKFAQIYCEENGRKGVTLPQAYDEMFRRDRFGMMLLKTGAADAVLVGNHSNMADSIETAKKVIGIRKDYNHFGALHIVSTKKGVYFLADTLVNSDANADTLVDIAKLTHDAVKFFAFDPVMAMLSYSNFGSDPKTTGCAETVRQAVKKLHEQYPEFVVDGEMQVNLAIDDKHRDRKYPFTKLFGKTVNTLIFPSLSAASTTCHMLLEMGVTENIGPVQMGLNKPVHFVEGDSSIHDIFKLAVIAVVDAIAQEKKEQSANAH; translated from the coding sequence ATGTCCAATCTTAAAGAACAAGCACTCGCCTACCACGCTAATGGCAAACCGGGTAAGATTGAAGTCATCCCGACCAAGCCGCACAGTACGCAGACGGACCTCGGCCTTGCTTATACGCCAGGTGTCGCCGAACCATGCCGTGAAATTGAAAAGGATAACAACAAAGCCTACGATTACACCGCAAAAGGCAATCTCGTTGCTGTGATTTCTAACGGTACCGCCGTTCTCGGCCTCGGTGACATCGGTGCAGTCGCCGGTAAACCGGTGATGGAAGGAAAAGGCCTCCTGTTCAAGATTTACGCTGGCGTAGATGTGTTCGACATTGAAGTCAACGAAAAGGACCCCAAAAAATTCTGCGATATCGTGAAGGGCATCGCTCCGACTTTCGGCGGCATCAACCTGGAAGACATCAAGGCTCCGGAATGCTTCGAAATCGAAGAAACCTTGAAGAAGGAACTCAACATCCCGGTCATGCACGATGACCAGCACGGCACAGCTATCATCAGTAGCGCAGCTCTTATCAACGCTCTCGACGTCGCCGGAAAGAAAATCGACGAAATCCACGCTGTCGTAAACGGCGCTGGCGCAGCTGCTATCGCTTGCACCAACCTTTACGTTTCCCTCGGCATCAAGCGCGAAAACATCGTCATGCTCGACTCTAAGGGTGTGATCCGCAAAGACCGCGAAAAGCTCACCCCGCAAAAGGCTGTCTACGCAACGGATCGCGATATCCACACGCTCGAAGAAGCGATGAAGGGCGCAGACCTCTTCCTCGGTCTTTCCAAGCCGAACATCCTCACGAAGGAAATGCTTCAGTCCATGGCGAAGAACCCGATCGTGTTTGCACTCGCCAACCCGGTTCCGGAAGTCTCTTACGATGTCGCCATTTCTTCTCGCGAAGACATCATCTTTGCAACGGGCCGTTCCGACTATCCGAACCAGGTGAACAACGTGATCGGTTTCCCGTACATCTTCCGAGGTGCTCTCGACGTCCGCGCAACGGAAATCAACGAACACATGAAGCACGCTGCTGTTCGCGCTATCGCTGAACTCGCCCGCAAGCCGGTTCCGGAAGTCGTGAACATCGCTTACAACTCCGAACGCTTCTCCTACGGCAGAAACTATCTCATTCCAAAGCCGCTCGACCCGCGCCTTCTCACCGATGTTTCCATCGCTGTCGCTAAGGCTGCTGTTGAAAGCGGCGTCGCTCACAAGCCGATCACCGACTGGAACGCTTACTACGACAAGCTCCGCGATATGATGGGTTACGACAACAAGCTCATGCGTGGCTTTACGGACATGGCAAAGTCCGCTCCGAAGCGTCTCGTCTTCACCGACGGCGAAAACATCAAGTCGATCAAGGCTGCAGTCCAGACTCTCACGGAAGGCGTTGCAAAGCCGATCCTTCTCGGTAACGCAGAAGTCATCAAGGATTTATTCGAACAAGAATCCCTCTCCATGGACGGCATCACGATCATCAACCCACGTTCTGCAGAAGAAAACGACCGTCGCCACAAGTTCGCTCAGATCTACTGCGAAGAAAACGGTCGCAAGGGCGTCACGCTTCCGCAGGCTTACGACGAAATGTTCCGTCGAGACCGCTTCGGTATGATGCTCCTCAAGACCGGCGCCGCAGACGCAGTTCTCGTCGGTAACCACAGCAACATGGCAGATTCCATCGAAACCGCCAAGAAGGTCATCGGCATTCGCAAGGATTACAACCACTTCGGCGCACTCCACATCGTGAGTACGAAAAAGGGCGTTTACTTCCTCGCAGACACACTCGTGAACTCCGACGCAAATGCGGACACGCTCGTCGATATTGCAAAGCTCACGCACGACGCCGTGAAGTTCTTCGCATTCGACCCGGTGATGGCAATGCTCTCCTACTCGAACTTCGGAAGCGATCCGAAGACGACGGGTTGTGCAGAAACCGTCCGTCAGGCTGTGAAGAAGCTCCACGAACAGTATCCGGAATTCGTTGTGGATGGCGAAATGCAGGTTAACCTCGCTATCGACGACAAGCACCGCGATCGCAAGTATCCGTTCACGAAGCTCTTCGGCAAGACCGTCAACACGCTCATCTTCCCGAGCCTCAGCGCAGCAAGCACCACTTGCCACATGCTCCTCGAAATGGGTGTGACCGAAAACATCGGTCCTGTCCAGATGGGCTTGAACAAGCCGGTTCACTTTGTCGAAGGCGACAGCTCCATTCACGACATCTT
- a CDS encoding pyridoxamine kinase, which yields MKYPYKRILTIQDVSCVGQCSLTVALPIISACGIETSVLPSAVLSTHTGGFQGFTFRDLTDDIPKILEHWKRESIQFDAFYTGYLGTPKQIAYVCDVLHSVRKPDSVNIIDPAMADNGKLYVGFDNSIVEAMKVLISDADYALPNITEAAMLTGNEYRKTYDEAYIQKLSEDLVRLGAKTVVLTGVSYTDETTGVSVFTDGKVSYYAHRKISKGSHGTGDVFASTFVGALLRGKTPFESAKIAAEFTVKCIENTIDDPNHWYGVKFETALPELVSALNA from the coding sequence ATGAAGTATCCCTACAAGCGTATATTGACAATCCAGGACGTTTCTTGCGTCGGACAATGTTCATTGACGGTCGCTTTGCCGATCATTTCTGCTTGCGGAATTGAAACGTCCGTGTTACCTTCGGCAGTCCTTTCGACGCACACGGGCGGCTTTCAGGGTTTTACCTTCCGCGATCTTACAGATGACATTCCAAAGATTTTGGAACATTGGAAACGGGAAAGCATCCAATTCGACGCCTTTTATACGGGCTATTTGGGAACTCCGAAACAGATTGCTTACGTGTGCGATGTGTTGCACTCGGTGAGAAAACCGGACAGTGTGAACATCATCGACCCAGCCATGGCGGACAACGGAAAGCTTTATGTCGGATTCGACAACTCCATTGTGGAAGCGATGAAGGTTTTGATTAGCGATGCGGACTATGCCCTGCCAAACATTACCGAAGCGGCGATGCTCACGGGCAACGAATACCGCAAAACCTATGACGAAGCCTATATCCAAAAACTTTCCGAAGACCTGGTAAGGCTCGGCGCAAAGACCGTTGTTTTGACAGGCGTCAGCTACACAGACGAAACAACAGGCGTTTCCGTTTTTACGGACGGAAAAGTCTCTTACTATGCGCACCGAAAGATCTCCAAAGGAAGTCACGGGACGGGCGATGTTTTTGCATCGACCTTTGTCGGGGCGCTTCTCCGCGGCAAAACGCCTTTTGAATCGGCAAAGATCGCTGCGGAATTCACCGTCAAATGTATCGAAAACACGATCGACGACCCGAATCACTGGTACGGAGTCAAGTTCGAAACGGCTCTTCCGGAGCTGGTTTCCGCCTTAAACGCCTAG
- a CDS encoding alpha/beta hydrolase, protein MSLFALAAFAGGGLCACNSNVQDAEAKAVVNSIEFAETDPLLGEPFKVYPLQGKYRATLIQYPSDSSRTYKGIVLYVHGYNDYYFNRELAQKADSAGYGFFAIDLHFYGRSLRSDDEPFRAREIQEYFPEIDSALVMAQRLSRTLMTSSDPSKTLLPEYLIGHSTGGLIVSLYADSRRHGQDFAAIVLNSPFLEMNLQWFARNVLVPVASAIGSMIPDFPVNDLPNPNYSYSLRKGYRGEWEYDTRLKPPVSPMKDLGWIRAIHRAHTQVQKGLNLETPILLMHSDCSTRDKDWTEEYMHCDGVLDVDNMKKYGRQLGPRVTLDEIQGGLHDLYLSAKEAREKAYRKTFEFFDKHSSL, encoded by the coding sequence GTGTCTCTTTTTGCCTTGGCGGCTTTTGCAGGGGGTGGATTGTGTGCCTGCAATTCCAATGTCCAGGATGCGGAAGCGAAAGCGGTTGTGAACTCGATCGAATTCGCGGAAACAGACCCGCTCTTGGGAGAACCTTTCAAAGTTTATCCGCTTCAGGGAAAGTATCGGGCGACCTTGATCCAGTATCCGTCGGATTCCTCGCGGACTTACAAAGGCATTGTCTTGTATGTTCACGGTTATAACGATTATTACTTCAACCGGGAACTTGCCCAGAAGGCCGATTCGGCAGGCTATGGCTTCTTTGCAATCGATCTGCATTTTTACGGACGTTCCCTGCGCAGCGACGACGAACCGTTCCGCGCTCGCGAAATTCAGGAATATTTCCCGGAAATCGATTCGGCTTTGGTGATGGCGCAAAGGCTTTCCCGTACGCTAATGACATCTTCGGATCCCTCGAAGACTTTGTTGCCTGAATATTTGATCGGCCACAGCACGGGCGGTTTGATTGTGTCTCTTTATGCGGATTCGCGTCGCCACGGTCAGGATTTCGCTGCCATCGTTTTGAACAGCCCGTTCCTCGAAATGAACCTACAGTGGTTTGCTCGGAATGTTTTGGTGCCGGTCGCTTCGGCTATAGGTTCGATGATTCCGGATTTCCCGGTGAATGATCTTCCAAATCCGAATTACAGCTACAGCCTGCGCAAAGGCTATCGTGGCGAATGGGAATACGATACGCGCTTAAAGCCGCCTGTGAGTCCCATGAAGGATCTCGGTTGGATCCGTGCAATTCACAGGGCACATACCCAAGTTCAAAAAGGCTTGAACTTAGAAACGCCGATTCTTTTGATGCACAGCGATTGCAGCACTCGGGATAAGGACTGGACCGAAGAATATATGCATTGCGACGGTGTTTTAGATGTCGACAATATGAAAAAGTACGGTCGTCAGCTTGGGCCGCGTGTAACGTTGGACGAAATCCAAGGCGGTCTCCATGACCTTTATCTGTCTGCCAAAGAAGCCCGTGAAAAGGCTTACCGCAAAACCTTTGAATTCTTCGACAAACATTCGTCTCTCTAA
- a CDS encoding GGDEF domain-containing protein, with protein MKWKLYILWLIFFFAGVIFVYVLPADSLSPSLRYLFLGIWGAVVTALFNTITYKLSNRSKEDPFDVLAKKVPETQFVPVVGGKEQMADSSLPAYRKEEDETEIHAQAAKPQIVAPDFPDESWIDFTHELLHNRPFPEVVRMLNDLLPKIFKNASGVLYMYSNNQSELHQIFAFGPNIISDPVISRSECASYDSAKIVVADYSDPQHVSGCIHLHHRPQGYSFCAPIEGLEEHFGVLTLQVDTLPQGETTDTWKTKISMVATAFGLFVANQNLQLRFNSQSLRDQLTGLVNKRYMEEALTRAVSEARRHGTPIGMIMISSDNLETLKTSHGAHAAEQMLWELAQRLPRYIRTEDIPSRYADNTLCVLLPGADKVRTQQRAEKIRHEIENLQVAYGNLILQTTLSLGVAIYPDNAKSASELVSAAEQAMQQAEALGKNQVCLAQTTPPGN; from the coding sequence ATGAAATGGAAACTCTATATTCTTTGGCTGATCTTTTTCTTTGCAGGCGTTATTTTCGTTTATGTTTTACCTGCAGATTCCCTTTCCCCGTCTCTCCGTTATTTGTTCTTGGGTATTTGGGGAGCAGTCGTCACCGCACTCTTTAACACAATTACGTATAAATTAAGCAACCGTTCCAAGGAAGACCCTTTCGACGTTCTTGCGAAAAAAGTTCCCGAAACGCAGTTCGTCCCCGTCGTCGGAGGCAAGGAACAGATGGCAGATTCAAGCCTCCCTGCCTACAGAAAGGAAGAAGACGAAACCGAAATCCACGCACAAGCCGCCAAGCCGCAGATCGTCGCACCGGATTTTCCCGATGAAAGCTGGATCGACTTCACCCACGAACTTCTGCACAACCGTCCGTTCCCCGAAGTGGTCCGCATGCTGAACGATCTTCTCCCGAAGATTTTCAAGAACGCATCAGGCGTGCTTTACATGTACAGCAACAATCAGTCCGAACTGCATCAGATTTTTGCATTCGGTCCGAACATAATCAGCGACCCGGTCATCTCACGCTCCGAATGCGCAAGCTACGACAGCGCAAAGATTGTCGTCGCCGACTACTCCGATCCGCAACACGTCAGCGGTTGCATCCACCTGCACCACCGTCCGCAGGGATATTCCTTCTGCGCTCCGATCGAAGGTCTCGAAGAACATTTTGGCGTTCTCACCCTTCAAGTGGACACGCTTCCGCAAGGGGAAACGACCGACACTTGGAAAACCAAAATTTCAATGGTCGCCACCGCATTCGGCCTTTTCGTCGCAAACCAAAATTTGCAGCTCCGTTTCAATAGTCAGAGCCTGCGCGATCAGCTCACCGGCCTTGTGAACAAGCGTTACATGGAAGAAGCCCTAACCCGCGCCGTAAGCGAAGCCCGCCGTCACGGGACTCCGATCGGCATGATCATGATTTCTTCGGACAATCTGGAAACGCTCAAGACTTCCCACGGCGCCCACGCCGCAGAACAGATGCTCTGGGAACTTGCTCAGCGCCTTCCCCGCTACATCCGCACCGAAGACATTCCTAGCCGTTACGCGGACAACACGCTCTGCGTTTTGCTCCCGGGCGCCGATAAGGTTCGCACCCAGCAACGCGCCGAAAAGATCCGCCACGAAATCGAGAACCTCCAGGTCGCCTATGGAAATCTGATTCTGCAGACGACGCTGAGCCTCGGCGTTGCCATTTATCCGGATAATGCGAAGAGCGCTTCCGAACTTGTTTCCGCTGCCGAACAGGCGATGCAGCAGGCAGAAGCCCTTGGCAAAAATCAGGTTTGCCTTGCGCAGACCACGCCGCCGGGGAATTAA
- the carB gene encoding carbamoyl-phosphate synthase large subunit, producing the protein MPKREDLKKIMLIGSGPIVIGQACEFDYSGVQACKSLKAEGYEVVLVNSNPATIMTDPDFADRTYIEPLTAQALTEIIRRERPDALLPTLGGQTALNLAMKLHKKGILSRYNVEMIGARPDVINKAEDRELFKEAMERIGLDMPRSISANTLEEAIAARNSLDCWPVVIRPGFTLGGTGGGIAHNEEEFETIVQRGLYYSPTSEVLIEESIEGWKEFELEVMRDHKDNCVIVCSIENLDPMGVHTGDSITVAPALTLTDREYQKLRDASISVMREIGIDTGGSNVQFALNPKNGRIVVIEMNPRVSRSSALASKATGFPIAKFAAKLAVGYTLDEILNDITKVTPACFEPSIDYIVTKVPRFAFEKFNGADTTLGTQMKSVGEVMAIGRTFKQSFQKAMRSLETGRAGYGADGKDAHFEEVSDEVLAQELKRPSTNRIFFVRAAFRRGWSVDKIHEINKIDKWFLRELEEIAMFEDEIRSAKTLEELAKDPALFLQAKELGFSDRQIAWILGSKELEVRKAREKIGVVPSFAQVDTCAAEFQSYTPYLYSTYRHGDNRFENPTEGQLGDGTGLRPGEKASTKKKIMILGGGPNRIGQGIEFDYCCVHASFALRKAGFETVMVNSNPETVSTDYDTSDKLYFEPLTLEDVLNVYRHEKCDGAIVQFGGQTPLNLADDLEANGVHIIGTAPAMIDAAEDRKLFGEIVNKLGVLQPPAGMAQTADEAIAIAHKIGFPVLARPSFVLGGRAMCIVHDEAGLRKYMEEEALEVSPDRPILIDHFLEQATECDVDCISDGETAEICGIMEHIELAGIHSGDSACTIPPPTLSKEIQERLRGYAIAFAKELHVVGLMNVQFAVHGNDIYVIEVNPRASRTVPFVSKATGIPFAKLASLVMAGKKLKDLGYTQLFTPKYYAVKEAVFPFARFPGVDVILSPEMKSTGEVMGLDFRHSMAYIKSQVGAGNFVPMQGNIFLSVKDEDQETVVPFAQRLVKLGFEIYSTRGTSTVLRNHGIKTHGVFRISDGRPNVLDLIDEKDLAWIVNTPTPGAKAAKDEAKIRSTCILRGIPITTTIDALEATIEGLEDMKGGFGDGKFRVEVCSIQEYQRHAPKVNV; encoded by the coding sequence ATGCCAAAACGTGAAGATCTCAAAAAAATCATGCTCATCGGTTCCGGCCCGATCGTCATCGGTCAGGCTTGCGAATTCGACTACTCCGGTGTTCAAGCGTGCAAATCGCTGAAAGCCGAAGGCTACGAAGTCGTCCTGGTCAATTCGAACCCGGCGACCATCATGACGGACCCGGATTTTGCCGACCGTACTTACATTGAACCGCTTACCGCCCAGGCGCTGACGGAAATCATCCGTCGCGAACGTCCGGATGCGCTTCTTCCGACTCTTGGCGGCCAGACCGCTTTGAACCTTGCGATGAAGCTTCACAAGAAAGGCATTCTTTCCCGTTACAACGTGGAAATGATCGGTGCTCGTCCGGATGTCATCAACAAAGCAGAAGATCGCGAACTCTTTAAGGAGGCGATGGAACGCATCGGACTGGACATGCCAAGAAGCATTTCGGCAAATACGCTCGAAGAAGCGATTGCCGCTCGAAATTCTCTTGACTGTTGGCCCGTGGTGATTCGCCCGGGTTTTACTTTAGGTGGAACCGGTGGCGGTATCGCTCACAACGAAGAAGAATTTGAAACCATCGTTCAGCGCGGCCTTTATTACAGCCCGACTTCCGAAGTCCTTATCGAAGAATCGATCGAAGGTTGGAAGGAATTTGAACTGGAAGTGATGCGCGACCACAAGGATAACTGCGTGATCGTCTGCTCCATTGAAAACCTGGACCCGATGGGTGTTCACACGGGCGACTCGATTACGGTTGCTCCCGCTTTGACGCTTACCGACCGCGAATATCAAAAGCTGCGTGACGCATCGATTTCCGTGATGCGTGAAATAGGCATTGATACCGGTGGATCCAATGTGCAGTTCGCCTTGAATCCGAAAAACGGCCGTATCGTGGTCATTGAAATGAACCCACGTGTTTCCCGTTCTTCGGCTCTGGCTTCCAAGGCGACGGGCTTCCCGATTGCAAAGTTTGCAGCGAAGCTCGCCGTGGGGTATACTCTCGATGAAATTTTGAACGATATCACCAAGGTGACGCCGGCTTGCTTTGAACCTTCGATCGACTACATCGTCACCAAGGTTCCGCGCTTCGCCTTCGAAAAGTTCAACGGTGCCGATACGACTCTCGGTACTCAGATGAAGTCCGTTGGCGAAGTGATGGCGATTGGCCGCACGTTCAAGCAGTCCTTCCAAAAGGCGATGCGCTCCCTCGAAACGGGCCGCGCAGGCTATGGCGCAGACGGCAAGGACGCTCACTTCGAAGAAGTTTCCGATGAAGTCCTCGCACAGGAACTCAAGCGTCCTTCGACGAACCGCATCTTCTTTGTCCGCGCCGCTTTCCGTCGCGGTTGGAGCGTCGACAAGATCCACGAAATCAACAAGATTGACAAGTGGTTCCTCCGCGAACTCGAAGAAATCGCGATGTTCGAAGATGAGATCCGTTCTGCGAAGACTCTTGAAGAGCTTGCAAAGGATCCGGCTCTTTTCCTTCAGGCGAAGGAACTCGGATTCTCGGATCGTCAGATCGCATGGATTCTCGGTTCGAAAGAACTCGAAGTCCGTAAAGCCCGCGAAAAGATCGGCGTCGTGCCGAGCTTTGCCCAGGTCGATACCTGCGCTGCGGAATTCCAGTCTTACACACCGTACCTTTATTCGACTTACCGTCATGGCGACAACCGTTTCGAAAATCCGACGGAAGGTCAGCTGGGCGACGGTACCGGTCTCCGTCCGGGCGAAAAGGCTTCGACCAAGAAGAAGATCATGATTCTCGGCGGTGGCCCGAACCGTATCGGTCAGGGAATTGAATTCGACTACTGCTGCGTTCACGCTTCTTTTGCTCTGCGCAAGGCTGGCTTTGAAACGGTCATGGTGAACTCGAATCCAGAAACGGTTTCGACGGACTACGATACGAGTGACAAGCTTTACTTTGAACCGCTCACACTCGAAGATGTGTTGAACGTTTACCGCCACGAAAAGTGCGACGGTGCAATCGTTCAGTTCGGCGGTCAGACTCCGCTAAACCTTGCCGATGATCTCGAAGCAAATGGCGTCCACATTATCGGTACGGCGCCTGCAATGATCGATGCTGCGGAAGATCGCAAGCTTTTCGGTGAAATCGTGAACAAGCTCGGTGTTTTGCAGCCGCCAGCCGGTATGGCTCAGACGGCGGACGAAGCGATTGCGATTGCCCACAAGATTGGATTCCCGGTTCTTGCCCGTCCGAGTTTCGTCCTCGGTGGCCGTGCCATGTGCATTGTCCACGACGAAGCGGGTCTTCGCAAGTACATGGAAGAAGAAGCTCTCGAAGTTTCTCCGGACCGTCCGATTTTGATCGATCACTTCTTGGAACAGGCGACGGAATGCGATGTCGACTGTATTTCTGATGGCGAAACGGCAGAAATCTGCGGTATCATGGAACATATCGAACTCGCGGGTATTCACTCTGGTGACTCCGCTTGCACGATTCCGCCCCCGACGCTTTCGAAAGAAATTCAGGAACGTCTCCGCGGTTATGCGATTGCATTTGCCAAGGAACTTCATGTCGTCGGTTTGATGAACGTCCAGTTCGCGGTTCACGGGAATGATATCTATGTAATCGAAGTGAATCCGCGCGCAAGCCGTACGGTTCCGTTCGTTTCGAAGGCGACGGGTATTCCGTTTGCAAAACTCGCTTCCTTGGTGATGGCGGGTAAGAAGCTCAAGGATCTCGGTTACACGCAGCTCTTTACGCCGAAGTATTACGCGGTGAAGGAGGCTGTGTTCCCCTTTGCCCGATTCCCGGGTGTGGATGTGATTCTTTCTCCGGAAATGAAGTCCACGGGTGAAGTCATGGGTCTTGATTTCCGTCATTCGATGGCTTACATCAAGAGCCAAGTCGGAGCAGGAAACTTTGTTCCGATGCAGGGAAACATCTTCCTCAGCGTCAAGGACGAAGACCAGGAAACGGTGGTGCCGTTTGCACAGCGCCTCGTGAAACTCGGATTTGAAATTTACTCGACCCGTGGAACGAGTACCGTTCTTCGCAATCACGGCATTAAGACGCACGGCGTGTTCCGCATTTCGGACGGTCGCCCGAACGTTCTTGACTTGATCGATGAAAAGGATCTCGCATGGATCGTGAACACGCCGACTCCGGGCGCAAAGGCTGCTAAGGATGAAGCGAAGATCCGCTCCACCTGCATTCTCCGCGGCATTCCTATCACCACGACCATCGATGCTCTGGAAGCGACTATTGAAGGTTTGGAAGATATGAAGGGCGGATTCGGTGACGGCAAGTTCCGCGTGGAAGTTTGCTCCATTCAGGAATATCAGCGCCACGCTCCCAAGGTGAACGTTTAA